The genomic segment TGTAAGTTATCAATTAATCTGGTCAAACGTTGAACTTCTTCATGGAGATCAGTAAGATGGGCTTCATCGGCTTCAATCACCTTATCCAGCATCCCTTCAATATAACTCTGGATAGACATCAACGGATTTCTTAATTCATGGGCCAGGTCAGATGTCATTTTGCGACGCAAATTCTCCAGATGTTCAAGATCCCGGGCCATTTTATTGAAACTCTCCCCCAGCTCCTCCAGTTCATCTTTGGTACGGATCTTAACCCGTGTTTTCCAATCGCCACGACTTATTAACATTGCAGCATTCTTAAGAGTAGTTACCGGACGGGTAATCATAGAAGAAGTAAAAAAACTAAAAACAATAGCAAGTAAAAGCCCTATACCTACTGATCCCAACAAAGAATAGTTTATTGCTTCCCGGAAAGCAATATCATTAGGTGACCTGAAACCGTCACTTAACTCTGATATTACTCGAACCTGAATTACAAAATCATTTGTACGAATCCATTCTTCAGTCTGATAAGCGTCAGGAGAAATCTCTTTTTCGCCCCGATAGGGAGCCATCATCATATTCCCTGAATGGATACTATCAAAAATCATTTCTCCAGATGAATTAAAAATTTGCACCCTGACATTTTCCATCATGCTAAAATGAGTCAGATTCATAAAAAAAATATGGGGAGAGATTCGGTTTTCCAGAGATCTTTGAATATAACGAATAACGTTTTGATGTTTTTCATTTAATTTAGATTTTATATACTCAGAAAATTTACTGTGAAAAGAAAAGTTAAGCAATAATCCTACTGCTATTACCGTTACAAGAGTAATTAGAATAAAACTAACAAAAAGTTTATACCTTAATTTACACATTATCATCTTCGCCTCCAGCAAACTTATAACCTACCCGGTAGATAGTAATAATAAATTGATTTGGCACTAAATCAAGTTTACGGCGAATATTTTTAATATGAGCATCAACTGTCCGATCATATCCTTCGTAATCATAGCCCTGTAATTTCACAATCAGCTCTTCTCTGGTAAATGGTCGATTCGGATTTTGTGCCAGGATGGCAAGAAGTTTAAACTCGGTAGCAGTTAGTTCCTTCTCTACGCCATTAATTTTCACCTGTTGGTGGGTTAAATCCAACTCTAGAGTTTTATCACCCGATTTATAGATTAACTTCTGAGCCAGAGTTACCCCTTCCTGATTGAGATTATATCTTCTCAAAACTGCATGAATTCTCGCCACTAATTCCCGTAAACTAAATGGCTTAACCAGATAGTCATCAGCTCCCATCTCCAAACCTGCAATCCGTTCCTTTTCCTCTCCGCGAGCAGTTAACATCATAATAGGTACCTGAGAACCCTTACTACGTAAACGACGGCAAATTTCTACACCTGAAAGGCCGGGAAGCATCAAATCAAGAATTACCAGATCAGGCTCTTTTTTATTTAAAGCTTCCCATCCGGTCAATCCATCTTGATACCAGTCAACCTGATATCCTTCCTTTTCTAAATAAGCACAGGTGATTTTGCCTATCTTATCTTCATCTTCAATTAGAATTATTCGTTCTTTCATCATATTCCCCCCCTTTTTTTATAATAACGTGTTTGTCTTAAAAGAACAATAATTATTTATCTGAACTTAAAAATAAAGAGTGGACTTAATCCACCCAGGCTGTTGAAAAAGGGGAGGTGCACGCAACTTGCTCCCATAGTAGAACCAGAAAAACTAAATATAATTTCTTCCGCTACCGGACACTCCGTCGTCCTGGCTGCACGTCCTTAAAAGTCAAAGCTTTCACCCTTTTGGCTTTAAGCCTTGACTTATACGCTTCAGAAATTATATTTAGTTTTTCTGATTTCTAAAAAAGAAGGATTTATCAACAATTTCCGTGGACCTAATCCACTCTTAAATAAACCTATTGCGAAAAGCTAATTTCTTACTTCAAAAGAAATTTTTTTAACCATCAAAATGGATCCTTCTGGTCCTTAGAACTAGCTCATCACATCCTGTTATTCTTCAAATGTTACTGAAATGATTTAACAAAAAATTTCAACAATGTTCAAAATTAATTTTTTTGCAGTTTAATTATAATATTATTTAAACCTGAATCTGATCATTGTTAAATTCAATCAAATTTCCTTATTTAACATTTTCACCAGAGTTACCTCCATATCTATGCTCTGATTTTTTCTGATGATTATGCCCACTATGTCCACCACAACACCCACCACCTCGATGTATAAAATACATACTACCTATAAATATTAAAAAAAACAATAAACTTCCCATGAAATCTCACTCCCCCTTATGACTATATTTCGATCATACCATAAAAATATGAACAAACTATGAAAAATATCGAAATAAATAAAAATACCATGATTAAACTGTAAAAAAACTTATTTTTTGTAGCAAAATCATAATATTTACATTTACTAAAAATTATTTGTACACCTTAGTATAAATCACAATAACCTACTTAATATTCGCTAATTTATCTATGCTTATACTGCAAAAAGCTAATTTTGAGCGACATAGAAATTTTTGCTAAAACCATCTTAGTAAGATTTCCGACGAAATAAGGCCTCATCACAGGAGATGATAATCTAATCAAGGACCAGGAGGGCCCTTTGATTAGGAAGCCTTATTTCGACGGAAATCGAGCTTTAGATGGTTCGAAAAATTTCTCAAAGAGCGAAAAATTAGCTTTTTGCAGTTTAACCATCTATAGTAAAATTACGAAAGTATTTCTCTTCAACTTTAAAAATAAATTATAACCTTTTTAGATATACTAAAATTAAAACATAATCCGGAGGATAAGCCATATGAAACATGAATTACTTAATAGTAAGGAAATTTTCTTCATACTTATTGGAACCTTTACTGGATTTCTGGCCAGATGGGTTTTATTAAGAAAAGATTATCGTCAGTATCCTACTTTTCCTAATGGTTATTTAATCCACTTAACTACCGGATTTATTGCAGCAGGAATAGGTGCAGTAGCTTTACCGGCTTTACTGGCTAAAAATTTTGTCGCTATTACCTTTCTAGCACTGGCCATTCAACAATTTCGTGACATTCGAAAGATGGAACGGGAAACTTTATTTTCTCTTGATAAAAATGAATATGTACCACGGGGGCATGCCTACATCGATGGTATTGCAAAAACTTTTGAAGCTCGAAATTATGTGACAATGATCGTTTCCCTTACTACAACATTTATCACTCTTCTAGACCTTTTTGGTAAACTTGTATTAAATATATTAGCAGGGCTTGCTACCGGTTTTATAGTCTTTCTCTTTTTAAAAAGGTTTACCAAAGGTGGTCAAATAAAAGATATTCTTAAATCTATCAAAGAAGCTGAACTATCTTTTAAAGATAATAACCTGTATGTTGACGACATTTTTGTTATGAATGTAGGGTTAAAAGCTACCCAGGAACGCATATTAAAAAGAGGTCTTGGAGTTATTCTGACACCAAAAGGTGAAAATGAGGCTATAATCCTCAATCATGAAGGTCAAAAGCAGGCTATTTTACATGAATGTGGCCGCCTTTTAGGTCTTGAGCGCTATATAGCCGCTCGAAGAGATCTTGAGACCGACCGCCTAGCGATTGTTATTGTACCAATGCGTAAAGATTTTAAATCTATGGTTCAGATTATTGAACAGGTTCCCATCCTCGAAACGAACAAAAAAAATGAAGGAGCGTGAAAAAAATGTCTTCCAAAACACGTCATATCCTTGCTTTTATAACCACCGATAAAGAACTGGTTCAGTTCAGCGGAAAACCAGTTTTATACGCTAAAACAGAAGAAGAGTTGCAAAAAATTTCTTCTGAATTAGGAAGAATATTGGCTGGAAATGTATATCGGCTGACAAACGGCCTTGTGGTTATCACCGAAGCATAATATGCCGAAAATAATTAATTTTTCGCGTTTATATCAATATCTATCTCCTTCCACTTACCGCGTTTATAGCGAAACATTAAAAATACTCCACGCAAAATCAAATCAGATGCAACAGCAATCCATACACCTACCAGTCCCATATTAAAAACAAAACCTAAAATATACACACCAATTACCCGTATTCCCCAGATTCCTATAAATGTACTATACATGGGAAACCTGGTGTCCCCTGCTCCCTGAAGTGCCGCAGTAATAACCAGGGTAATACAAAGAAATGGCTGCACTAGAGCGATAATCCTGAGAACCAATATAACCTGCTTAAGAACCACTTCATCCCGGGTAAAAAGAAGACCTAAAGGTCTGGCAAAAATAAAAAAAATTATCCCCACACAGACCATAAAAATTGTTCCAAGCCAGTTACTCAATAATCCCAAATATTCTGATCGATCAGGTCTTTTTGCACCAAGATTTTGTCCAACCAGGGTCGATGCTGCTATTGCAAAGCCGTAGCCCGGCATATAAGATAAACTCTCAATACTCCCTGCGATATTATGAGCTGCATATGCATCTGTCCCAATTTTTATAATCATCGCTGAATAGACCAGCTGGCCCACCCGCATCACTAACCGTTCTAAGGCAGCGGGATATCCAATTAAACTGATCTTTTTTATCAGAATTTTATCAAAAGTCCATGGAAATTTAATTGAAATATTTAAAAGTGAACTTTTTCGATTTAAGAAAATCAGAATTAGTAATACTCCAATCAGCCTGGAAGCTGTTGTTGCTATTCCTGCACCGAGGATACCTAAACCTTCAAAATCAACAATACCAAAGATTAAAACATAATCAAGAATAACATTTATTACATTGACTATCAGTGTAACTTTCATTGGTGTCCTGGTATCACCTGCTCCCCGCAAGGCACTGGATAATACCAACATCAAAGCAAGAAATGCAGAAGGAACCGCAACTACCAGAAAATACGGTAATGTATATTCAATAACCCTTTCTTCAAGCCCCAATATTTCGAGGATCTGTCTAGCAAAGACTAGGGTAATAAATCCTGTTAAAAAACCAATACCTACAGCCATCAAAATCGACTGCTGAGTTGCATGGCTTGCCTTTTTTATATTTTTTGTGCCAATATTGCGGGCTACTACAGCTGTTGTACCTACTCCTACAGCAGTAAAAAAGGCTATGTAAAGATTCATTAATATATTAGTCGCTCCAACCCCAACTATAGCCTCTGTACCAAGTTTAGAAATAAAAAAAGTATCCACAATTCCAAGAAGCACCTGTAAAATATTTTCAATCATAGCCGGAAAGGCCAGTTGTAAAACTTCTTTAATATCCTTAAATTTAAATTTCTTTTTTATAACAGCTAAAATAATCGGATCCATAGATTTTTTCGCCACCTATTTAACAAATTTGTCAATGGCATCTTGTAAATCTTCAAGAATCTCCGTATTATTTTCTTCAATGGCCTTAACAACACAATGATTGATATGGTCTTTTAAGATCAGTTTTCCGACATTGTTAAGTGCAGATTTAACAGCGGCGATCTGAATCAAGATTTCACTACAGTCTCTTCCCTCCTCGACCATTTTTTTTATCGCATTAGTATGGCCCGCAATTCTCGCTAGACGATATATTACTCTCTTGGTATTTGGATGAACCACTTTACCCAAATCTATACCTCCTTTTTATAATAATATCCCCCTGAGGGGGATATTATTATTGTATCTTATCTCCAGTAAAATATCAAGTAAATTTTACATAAAAAAGAACATCCCAATAGGGATGTTCTGTATAACAAAAAAGAGCAATATCTATAACAATATTGCTCTTAATTATCTTAAATTTTGGTGGGCCCACCAGGACTCGAACCTGGGACAACTCGGTTATGAGCCGAGGGCTCTAACCAACTGAGCTATAGGCCCACAATAAAATGGCTCCCCGAGCAGGACTCGAACCTGCGACCCACTGGTTAACAGCCAGTTGCTCTACCGACTGAGCTATCGGGGATCATCTGTTTGTGTGATAATCACCCTCAACACAAGTGTAATTATACGCTATATTTATCAGAATGTCAATAGTAAAGGAGATCAAATTTACGTAAATATCTTGATTAATAAGCAAAACTATTGATTCTTTTGTTATTTTCTCGTTATATCTTCGTTTTTCTAATTAATCTAAATAATCTTTTAGCTTCTTACTCCTGCTAGGATGACGTAACTTTCTTAATGCTTTGGCCTCAATTTGACGAATCCGTTCCCGGGTTACGCCAAATTCTTTTCCAACTTCCTCTAGTGTTCTAGGCCGTCCATCCTCAATTCCAAAACGAAGCTCTAAAACACGTTTCTCACGCTCACTGAGAGTATCCAATACATCACCTAACTGTTCTTTTAATAACTTATAAGAAGCTGCTGCTGCAGGAGCTGGAGCATCTTCATCTTCGATAAAGTCTCCCAGATGACTATCTTCTTCTTCCCCAATAGGCGTCTCTAAAGAAACAGGTTCTTGAGCAATTTTCATAATCTCCCTGACCTTTTCTGGCGTCAAGTCCATCTCCTTTGCAATCTCTTCAGGAGTAGGCTCACGACCTAATTCCTGTAAGAGTTGGCGGGAAACCCGGATTAATTTGTTTATGGTTTCTACCATATGAACTGGAATACGAATTGTTCTGGCCTGATCAGCAATAGACCGGGTTATAGCTTGACGAATCCACCATGTAGCATAGGTACTGAACTTATAACCTTTCCGATAATCAAACTTCTCAACAGCTTTAATCAGGCCAAGATTACCTTCCTGAATTAAGTCAAGGAATAACATTCCCCGGCCAACATATTTTTTAGCAATACTTACAACAAGACGCAAATTAGCTTCTGCCAGCCTTCGCTTGGCTTCTTCATCTCCTTGTTCCATTCGCTTAGCCAATTCCACTTCTTCTTCAGCAGTAAGAAGTGGTACTTTCCCAATTTCTTTTAAATACATCCGTACCGGGTCATCTATACCAACTCCGTCAGGAATACTTAAATCCAGGTCAGGGGAGTTATCTTCATCTTTTTGGTCATCTTTATCATCATTTTTTTCAGAAATATTATCTACAACATCTATATTCTTTTCGGCAATTAATTCATAAATACGATCAATCACATCAGGCTCCAGTTCTTTATCTTCCAGGGCATCCATAATCTCATCATATGTCAGGACACCCTTCTGTTCACCACGCTCTATCAAAGAATTTACAGCATCTAAGACATCACGCTGTAATTCTATTTTCTTTTCTTTATTTTTTTCCTTGGCCTTCTTTTTAGCCATTAATACCCCCCCTTTCCATTCCATAATGAAGCAAACGATGATATCGAATAAGTATTTGATTTAAATCAACCAGATTGCCATGATTCTTGATTTGTTTGAGCTTTTTTAATATTGTCTCCATCTCCATTGTCATTTGATACTCCTTTAATTTTGTTAATCCTTCCACTATAAATTTCTCCGTAACTTCATAATCTTGATAGTAAAATAATAACTCAAGTACCTTTTTTTTCAAATCATTATCACTAAAATTTTCAACCAAATTATTGGTAGTCAATAATGAAAAATCCCCCGATTCTCTAACCTGCTGGTAACATAAATAAATTTGCTGCATTATTAAACGGTAGTCCGAATTTTGAAAGAAATCGGGTGTAATCTCCTCAAATATTTTCCCAATCATCTGAGGAATTCTTAAGATGGCATTAATAAATTTAGCTTCAAAGTCATCAGATATAACCTTTCTCGTCTCTTTACTAGTATGCCAATTTTTATCGTTTCTATCCTTAATTTTACTTTTTTCTTTAATAAAATGTTCTAACTCTTCTTTTAATGCCTGTTCAGAAATCTCTACTCGCTTAACAATCTGTTTAATCAGGTAGTCTTTCTCAATTGCATTATCTATATTCAAAAACATTGGTAATAATTCCTGAACCGCCTGTACTTTCCCATCAGGACTATCTAAATCATATTGTTTTAAAATTTTATTTAATTTAAAATCTATAAATGAAATAGCATCTTCAAGCAAACTTTTAAACGCCTCTGCACCATTTTTACGAATTAATTCATCTGGGTCTAATTCATCGGGCAGTTCAATAACTTTGACTATTAGACCAGTATTTTTTAAAATATCCAATCCACGTAAGGTAGCTTTCTGGCCTGCAGTATCTGCATCATAGGCTATATAAACTTCTTCAGCATACCGGGCCAGTAGGCGCGCCTGATTCTCCGTCAAAGAGGTACCCAAAGATGCAACAACATTTTCAATCCCATATTGATGGGCAGTAATTACATCTGTATATCCTTCAACAATAATTGCCTGCCCAGTCTTTCTAATCTGATCCATAGCAAAATTAAAACCATACAGATTCTGATTCTTTAAAAAAATCGGGGTCTCTGGAGAATTAAGATACTTGGGGTTCTGGTCAGGCTCCATAACCCGACCGCCAAATCCAATAGGTTGTCCCCTGAGGTTGAATATTGTAAAAATAGCCCGATCTCTAAACCGATCATAATAGCCATTTTTTTGCTTCCCTGGTAAAACCAGCCCCGATTTTTCCAACAAATAATCTGGATAACCTTTTTTCTTCAAAAAATGAAAAAGAGCAGTCCAAGCTCGAGGAGCATATCCTAAACGGAATTTCTCAATGGTTGCTCTAGTAAATCCTCGCTTTTCAAAATACTTTAAGGCATTTTTGCCTAGTTTATGTTCTAAAAGTAAATATTGATAAAATTTTGCTGCCCATTCATGTATTTCAAAAAGTTGATCACGTATCTCAT from the Anoxybacter fermentans genome contains:
- a CDS encoding sensor histidine kinase translates to MCKLRYKLFVSFILITLVTVIAVGLLLNFSFHSKFSEYIKSKLNEKHQNVIRYIQRSLENRISPHIFFMNLTHFSMMENVRVQIFNSSGEMIFDSIHSGNMMMAPYRGEKEISPDAYQTEEWIRTNDFVIQVRVISELSDGFRSPNDIAFREAINYSLLGSVGIGLLLAIVFSFFTSSMITRPVTTLKNAAMLISRGDWKTRVKIRTKDELEELGESFNKMARDLEHLENLRRKMTSDLAHELRNPLMSIQSYIEGMLDKVIEADEAHLTDLHEEVQRLTRLIDNLQKLAHLEAKRQVYPTLVRLVTEFEPYFKRIKLEYDKKGVELNWTVENLEGNLDKFIVKEILQNLLDNALKYTPEGGQVSCSMKKVEKNGIIGLQITVKDTGIGIDEKDLPYIFERFYRADPSRARQTGGTGIGLAIIKELVELVAGSIDVKSKLGEGTVFTVFIPFAE
- a CDS encoding response regulator transcription factor; translation: MKERIILIEDEDKIGKITCAYLEKEGYQVDWYQDGLTGWEALNKKEPDLVILDLMLPGLSGVEICRRLRSKGSQVPIMMLTARGEEKERIAGLEMGADDYLVKPFSLRELVARIHAVLRRYNLNQEGVTLAQKLIYKSGDKTLELDLTHQQVKINGVEKELTATEFKLLAILAQNPNRPFTREELIVKLQGYDYEGYDRTVDAHIKNIRRKLDLVPNQFIITIYRVGYKFAGGEDDNV
- a CDS encoding YIEGIA family protein → MKHELLNSKEIFFILIGTFTGFLARWVLLRKDYRQYPTFPNGYLIHLTTGFIAAGIGAVALPALLAKNFVAITFLALAIQQFRDIRKMERETLFSLDKNEYVPRGHAYIDGIAKTFEARNYVTMIVSLTTTFITLLDLFGKLVLNILAGLATGFIVFLFLKRFTKGGQIKDILKSIKEAELSFKDNNLYVDDIFVMNVGLKATQERILKRGLGVILTPKGENEAIILNHEGQKQAILHECGRLLGLERYIAARRDLETDRLAIVIVPMRKDFKSMVQIIEQVPILETNKKNEGA
- a CDS encoding capping complex subunit for YIEGIA yields the protein MSSKTRHILAFITTDKELVQFSGKPVLYAKTEEELQKISSELGRILAGNVYRLTNGLVVITEA
- a CDS encoding MATE family efflux transporter, which translates into the protein MDPIILAVIKKKFKFKDIKEVLQLAFPAMIENILQVLLGIVDTFFISKLGTEAIVGVGATNILMNLYIAFFTAVGVGTTAVVARNIGTKNIKKASHATQQSILMAVGIGFLTGFITLVFARQILEILGLEERVIEYTLPYFLVVAVPSAFLALMLVLSSALRGAGDTRTPMKVTLIVNVINVILDYVLIFGIVDFEGLGILGAGIATTASRLIGVLLILIFLNRKSSLLNISIKFPWTFDKILIKKISLIGYPAALERLVMRVGQLVYSAMIIKIGTDAYAAHNIAGSIESLSYMPGYGFAIAASTLVGQNLGAKRPDRSEYLGLLSNWLGTIFMVCVGIIFFIFARPLGLLFTRDEVVLKQVILVLRIIALVQPFLCITLVITAALQGAGDTRFPMYSTFIGIWGIRVIGVYILGFVFNMGLVGVWIAVASDLILRGVFLMFRYKRGKWKEIDIDINAKN
- a CDS encoding metal-sensing transcriptional repressor; translation: MGKVVHPNTKRVIYRLARIAGHTNAIKKMVEEGRDCSEILIQIAAVKSALNNVGKLILKDHINHCVVKAIEENNTEILEDLQDAIDKFVK
- the rpoD gene encoding RNA polymerase sigma factor RpoD — its product is MAKKKAKEKNKEKKIELQRDVLDAVNSLIERGEQKGVLTYDEIMDALEDKELEPDVIDRIYELIAEKNIDVVDNISEKNDDKDDQKDEDNSPDLDLSIPDGVGIDDPVRMYLKEIGKVPLLTAEEEVELAKRMEQGDEEAKRRLAEANLRLVVSIAKKYVGRGMLFLDLIQEGNLGLIKAVEKFDYRKGYKFSTYATWWIRQAITRSIADQARTIRIPVHMVETINKLIRVSRQLLQELGREPTPEEIAKEMDLTPEKVREIMKIAQEPVSLETPIGEEEDSHLGDFIEDEDAPAPAAAASYKLLKEQLGDVLDTLSEREKRVLELRFGIEDGRPRTLEEVGKEFGVTRERIRQIEAKALRKLRHPSRSKKLKDYLD
- the dnaG gene encoding DNA primase, translating into MTFNDFIEEIRQRADIVDLVSDYVKLELKGKNYVGLCPFHNEKTPSFTVSRDKKLYYCFGCGAGGDIFNFLMEIENLPFFEAAKVLAERYGVPIPQKKPNRTRRKSDEIRDQLFEIHEWAAKFYQYLLLEHKLGKNALKYFEKRGFTRATIEKFRLGYAPRAWTALFHFLKKKGYPDYLLEKSGLVLPGKQKNGYYDRFRDRAIFTIFNLRGQPIGFGGRVMEPDQNPKYLNSPETPIFLKNQNLYGFNFAMDQIRKTGQAIIVEGYTDVITAHQYGIENVVASLGTSLTENQARLLARYAEEVYIAYDADTAGQKATLRGLDILKNTGLIVKVIELPDELDPDELIRKNGAEAFKSLLEDAISFIDFKLNKILKQYDLDSPDGKVQAVQELLPMFLNIDNAIEKDYLIKQIVKRVEISEQALKEELEHFIKEKSKIKDRNDKNWHTSKETRKVISDDFEAKFINAILRIPQMIGKIFEEITPDFFQNSDYRLIMQQIYLCYQQVRESGDFSLLTTNNLVENFSDNDLKKKVLELLFYYQDYEVTEKFIVEGLTKLKEYQMTMEMETILKKLKQIKNHGNLVDLNQILIRYHRLLHYGMERGGING